Proteins co-encoded in one Halodesulfovibrio marinisediminis DSM 17456 genomic window:
- a CDS encoding sodium:solute symporter family protein — protein sequence MAVKLITSLLYFGIVFYLGWKGWKETKNAGDYMLAGRSVNPFVMAMSYGATFISTSAIIGFGGVAAMFGMSLLWLAFLNIFVGIFIAMVFLGKRTRRMGLVLNCHTFPELLGKRYNSKFIQSFSGGIIFFFIPVYAAAVLTGICRMTEVSLGLPYEWMLIGITAILSLYVITGGMKAVMYTDAFQGTIMVGMMVFLLGYTYYLLGGVVPAHETLTSMAHLVPEALQKGGILGWTQGTKTGSPLWLVIYTTIVYGVGVGVLAQPQLAVRFMTVSSDRELNRAVLYGSVFILLTIGVIYVVGALSNAIFLNQFGKISIQMAGGNLDKIVPVFIEKVMPPWFSAMFLLAMFAAAMSTLSSQFHIGGTSLAHDVSRNLIQRKNNLSASSISQLGIVATIIATLVWAWLLPPSIVARATAFFFGLSGATFLPAYVLGLYWKGITKTGAKVSIVGGFTVSMLWMLFVHKKEAAAIGLCQTLFGKVTLVADAAPGSTMFLLQWVDPNVVALPISIALAIGVSLVSRSLAKDHIQLCWQNC from the coding sequence ATGGCCGTTAAACTGATAACCTCACTGCTCTACTTTGGAATCGTCTTCTACTTAGGCTGGAAAGGATGGAAAGAAACAAAAAACGCCGGAGACTACATGCTCGCCGGACGTTCCGTTAATCCTTTCGTTATGGCTATGTCGTATGGTGCAACCTTTATATCCACCTCTGCCATTATTGGCTTTGGTGGCGTTGCGGCCATGTTTGGCATGTCACTTTTGTGGCTGGCATTCTTGAATATCTTTGTTGGGATCTTCATTGCGATGGTATTTCTTGGTAAACGTACCCGTCGCATGGGTTTAGTGCTCAATTGCCACACCTTTCCTGAACTGCTTGGTAAACGCTACAACTCTAAATTTATCCAAAGCTTCTCGGGCGGCATTATCTTTTTCTTTATTCCGGTTTACGCTGCTGCGGTTCTTACCGGCATCTGCCGCATGACTGAAGTTTCTTTAGGTCTGCCATACGAATGGATGCTTATAGGTATTACAGCAATCCTTTCCCTGTACGTTATCACTGGCGGCATGAAAGCCGTAATGTACACAGACGCGTTTCAAGGAACTATTATGGTTGGCATGATGGTCTTTCTGCTGGGCTACACCTACTACCTGCTCGGAGGCGTAGTACCGGCGCATGAGACACTCACATCTATGGCGCACCTTGTACCTGAAGCATTACAGAAAGGCGGTATCTTAGGCTGGACGCAAGGCACAAAAACAGGCTCACCACTGTGGCTCGTTATCTACACTACTATTGTATACGGTGTAGGCGTAGGTGTGCTGGCGCAACCACAGCTTGCTGTACGATTCATGACAGTTTCCAGTGATAGAGAACTCAACCGCGCTGTGTTGTACGGCTCTGTTTTCATCTTGCTCACAATTGGTGTTATCTACGTTGTAGGTGCACTTTCAAACGCAATTTTCTTAAACCAGTTTGGCAAAATCAGCATTCAGATGGCTGGCGGCAACCTTGATAAAATTGTTCCCGTTTTTATTGAAAAAGTAATGCCGCCTTGGTTCTCTGCCATGTTTCTGCTGGCTATGTTTGCCGCAGCCATGTCCACACTCTCCAGCCAGTTCCACATTGGTGGAACCTCTCTTGCGCATGACGTCTCCAGAAACCTCATACAGCGCAAAAACAATCTGAGCGCCTCATCCATCAGCCAACTCGGAATTGTTGCTACGATCATTGCTACTCTCGTGTGGGCATGGCTGCTTCCTCCTTCCATCGTAGCGCGCGCAACCGCATTCTTCTTTGGATTAAGTGGAGCAACCTTCTTACCGGCATACGTACTCGGCCTTTACTGGAAAGGCATAACAAAAACTGGAGCCAAAGTTTCTATTGTAGGCGGATTCACCGTTTCCATGCTGTGGATGCTGTTTGTCCATAAAAAAGAAGCAGCAGCCATTGGCTTATGCCAGACACTTTTTGGAAAAGTAACATTAGTTGCAGATGCAGCTCCGGGCAGCACCATGTTTCTCCTCCAATGGGTTGACCCGAACGTTGTTGCTCTGCCGATATCTATTGCGCTGGCTATCGGGGTAAGCCTCGTATCCCGCAGCCTCGCAAAAGACCATATCCAATTATGCTGGCAAAACTGCTAG
- a CDS encoding symporter small accessory protein, translating to MLLGLGSFETALPYWLCIISTIGCVAYGIANWNNAGTPDKINIESLVQESTDN from the coding sequence ATGCTTTTAGGACTTGGAAGTTTTGAGACTGCTCTACCTTACTGGCTCTGCATCATATCAACTATCGGTTGCGTTGCGTACGGCATCGCAAATTGGAACAACGCAGGTACGCCAGACAAAATTAATATTGAATCGTTAGTGCAGGAAAGCACTGATAACTAA